The window TTACTAAGAGAACTCAAACAAAAATACGACTTTCAAGGCAGAAGACCACGAGCCAAAGACCCATTTAACCAAGCAATCTCCCTCCTATACGCTATATTATACTCCACAGCAACCAGAGCACTACTAGCAAGCGGATTAGACCCAACTTACGGATTACATCATAAAACCAGATACTCCACACCATTAGTATTCGATTATACAGAAATGTACAAACCAATAGCAATACATGCCGTAATCAAATATCTTAGAAAAACAAACAAATTACCAGAACTAGACGAAGAAGGCTATATAAGTAAAGAATCAATGAATACGCTAATGAAAGAATTCTATAGCATACTGAGAGCAAAAATCAGAGAAACCAACATAATACCATACAAAGCAATATACGTAAATGCCCTAAAACTAGCTAAAAGAATAAGAACAAAGGATAACACCATAAGATACACATACACCTATAACCCTAAAAAACTATTATATTCGCAAGAATGAAATAAAAACAACTTTTTAACCCCCCATAAGCCCACCTCACAACACACTAGCTTAAACAATAAGCATCTCCAAATACTTTTAGTTCTTTGTTATTTTGACTCCTAAAGCCCCATTACTCTTTTTATTGCATATTTGCTTTTAGTTCTTTGTTATTTTGACTTGAAGCGCTACGAAGCGAAGATATTGCGCGTTTTGACTTTTAGTTCTTTGTTATTTTGACATACCGCCCGAAAAAGTTAAGGAAATCAAAAAACAAAACTTTTAGTTCTTTGTTATTTTGACTAACATTTCCTTTAGAATTTTTGCTAATATCTCCGCACTTTTAGTTCTTTGTTATTTTGACGCCCATACTCATGGTACGGTGTTGTCTCTATTGGGTCTTTTAGTTCTTTGTTATTTTGACATGCCCTAAATGCCGCGCCGCGATTAGCAAATCCCTTTTAGTTCTTTGTTATTTTGACTTTGATAGCCTTAGTGGTCTTTTTAATGTGGTGGGCTTTTAGTTCTTTGTTATTTTGACTGTACTTGCGTCTTTTAACGCATTAAACAACATTTCGCCTTTTAGTTCTTTGTTATTTTGACAAATCGTGTTTTCAGTAAATCTGTTTAAGCCTATTACTTTTAGTTCTTTGTTATTTTGACTCTGTGGTCTCTACATCAACATAAAGGTCACCTAACTGCTTTTAGTTCTTTGTTATTTTGACATATAATTTAAAAGCTTTGTGCTTAACAAATGCAACCTTTTAGTTCTTTGTTATTTTGACTAGTGAGGGGCTGCTGCAACCCAATTCGCCACGCGCTTTTAGTTCTTTGTTATTTTGACAGTTATACTACTAACATCAGTCAACAAGGTAACAAGACTTTTAGTTCTTTGTTATTTTGACAGAGAAGAATGTTAAAAAAGCCTTAAGAGACAAAGTCTTTTAGTTCTTTGTTATTTTGACGGATCTAGTCCCAGAAGTAAAAGTTGGACACGTGTACACTTTTAGTTCTTTGTTATTTTGACTCAATTTTCTAATAGCTTTTTTAGCTTTTGTGGGCTTTTAGTTCTTTGTTATTTTGACTTATAACATTAAGCGATGCGAAAGATGCAAACATTAACTTTTAGTTCTTTGTTATTTTGACATGGGTGAAACAGAAGATGGCTCAACCCTTAAGTCCTTTTAGTTCTTTGTTATTTTGACACATTACCGCCCGCCGAAATCCAAAAAACTCTACCTTTTAGTTCTTTGTTATTTTGACAGTTGTAGATGTTTGGTGCAGTTACAGAAACACCCTTTTAGTTCTTTGTTATTTTGACGGCCTACCCAATGACTATGGGTGACATTATGAGAGCTTTTAGTTCTTTGTTATTTTGACAGGATTTCGAAAACATTAGCGTTTTCACCAACTTCTACTTTTAGTTCTTTGTTATTTTGACTTTCCCGTCCAAGACCACGAGGTGCGTGTGTGTACTTTTAGTTCTTTGTTATTTTGACCCTGGCTGAGTTAATAAGCAAAACGAAAAGCATTATAGACTTTTAGTTCTTTGTTATTTTGACTTGAGACCGGCTTGGCAAGCCAAGACTTTGTATTACTTTTAGTTCTTTGTTATTTTGACTTTTCAAGGAAATACCTTATTGCAGCTCTAGCTACTACACTTTTAGTGGTACAGCTTACGTTTTGGCTCATCATGTGATAGGGCAGCTCTAGCTACTACACTTTTAGTTCTTTGTTATTTTGACTAACAAAACTATTTTACAAAATGCAAAACATTAGCTTTTAGTTCTTTGTTATTTTGACCCATTCTATATCTTCTAAAATTGCATTCGCTTCGCTTGCTTTTAGTTCTTTGTTATTTTGACACTTCTACCTTTAGGCCTATTACGCCTTTTCTCTTCCTTTTAGTTCTTTGTTATTTTGACGGAAAAAGTTAGGAGCTTTTTCTCCTCTGCCTTTAACCTTTTAGTTCTTTGTTATTTTGACACATATATTTTGCTTTTCAACACATAACTGCTAGCACCTTTTAGTTCTTTGTTATTTTGACAATTGATATGGGTAGTAAATTAACAGTAAAATGGAACTTTTAGTTCTTTGTTATTTTGACACCAATATCAACCACATCTTTTCCTTTCACATTAACTTTTAGTTCTTTGTTATTTTGACAGTCCCAGGGTAGGTGGCATGTACAAAAATTGAGACTTTTAGTTCTTTGTTATTTTGACGGTTCTGTATGGCCTCCTGCAATAACATGGCCCTGGTCTTTTAGTTCTTTGTTATTTTGACATACCTGTATACGTATTTTTCTAGCAGGTCTTCCGCTTTT is drawn from Sulfolobales archaeon and contains these coding sequences:
- the cas1 gene encoding CRISPR-associated endonuclease Cas1, which encodes LLRELKQKYDFQGRRPRAKDPFNQAISLLYAILYSTATRALLASGLDPTYGLHHKTRYSTPLVFDYTEMYKPIAIHAVIKYLRKTNKLPELDEEGYISKESMNTLMKEFYSILRAKIRETNIIPYKAIYVNALKLAKRIRTKDNTIRYTYTYNPKKLLYSQE